A window of Actinomadura viridis genomic DNA:
GTCGCGGTGGCCTGCTGGGCGGGGGTGACCCGGCCGTCCGGCACCGTCCACACCACGATCGCCGGCAGCGCCTCCTGCTGGCGGAACGCCTTCTGCGCCTCGATCACGCGTGTGGAGTCGGCGTCCTGGGGAAGGAACGCGGCCTGATCGTTGGTGGAGACCTCGCCGAGCTTGCCCGCGTACGGGCCCAGCGTGCCGCCGATGCCCAGCCAGGCCACCAGGAGCAGCACCGGGACGGCCCAGCGTGCCGTGCGTCGTGCGACCGTCATGGGGGCGGCCCACCTCCGATAGTCAGGGTCATTGAGAATCTTGATGATTGAGATTCATTATCCTAGCGGAGTGACCGACTCCTACCCTCGCGGGGGCACGGGCGAGTCCCCGGAGCCTCCGGCCTCCGGGGGGCCGCCCGCCGACCTCCAGAGCTTCGCCGTCCAGCTGCGCCGGATGAACGCGGCGTTCAACCGCGTCACGCACGATTTCGCCCGCTCGCAGAACCTGCACCAGACCGACGTCCTGGCGCTGATCGCGATCCTGGACGGGGACGAGCGGGAGGGGCCGCTGACCCCGGGGCGGCTGCGCGAGCACCTCAACCTCACCTCGGGCGCGGTGACGGCGTGCCTGGACCGGCTGGAGCGCAACGGCCACATCCGCCGTACGCGCGACGGCCCCGACCGCCGCGTCGTCCACCTGCACTACGCGCCGCACGGCATGGCGGTCGCCCGCGAGTTCTTCCGCCCGCTCGCCCGGAGCACCGACGCCGCGCGGAGCCGGTTCGACGAGGACGAGCTGAGGACGATCGTCCGGTTCCTCGGCGCGATGAACGAGGAACTCGCCGACCTGCTGCGCCAGGAGAGGTGAAGCCCGGGCTCAGCCGTGCAGGGAGCCGTCCGGGGGACCGAAGGCCAGGCGGGTGAAGCGGACGGTCAGCCCGGAGCGTTCGGGGGCGCAGCAGTAGAGGCCCGCCGACGCCGGGACGCCCTCGGGGAACGGGGCGACCCGCAGCATCCGCCAGGGCTCGTCGCCGGCGCGGCCGCGGACGGTGACGGCGTCGCCGCTGCGACTGGCCCGGATCGTCACCGCCCGTCCCGACCAGTCCGGTACCGGGCCGGTCGACCAGTCCGAACGGTCCAGGGTGACGACGGCCCCGGCCTGGTGGACGCCGTCGGCGAACTCCACGCCCGCCTTGATCCAGGTGCGCTCGTCCCGCCGGACCAGCAGCCCGGCCTGGTCGAACTGCTCGGTGAAGGCGGCGGTGAACGAGACCTCGACCGCGCCCTCGGCCGCCAGCGGGAACAGCAGCGCGTGCCCGGAGTCGCGGTCGTAGCCGTAGGCGGTGGTCCGCCAGAAGTCGCTGCCGCGCTCGGCCGTCACCAGCAGGTCGCCGCCGTCAGCGGCGAGCGAGGGCGGCGGGTTGAGCCAGCCGCCGTCGTCCCAGGAGACCTCTTCCAACGCTCCTCCTCCATCCGGGGCCCCCAGTCCACCACGGAACGGTCAGCCTGTCCGCCCCGCGAGGCGGGCCTCCACGACGAGATCGTGCAGGGCCGCGTGCGCGGCGGGCCGGTCGGGCAGGGACGAACGGTCCCGTTCCTCCTCCAGCCGTGCGGCCAGGGCGGTGACCTCGGCGGCGAGGCGTTCACCGCCGGGCGCGCCGGGCGGCAGCGCGCCGTGCTCGGCGGCCCTCTTCGCCTCGATCAGTTCGGGGATCCAGGACGGCCCGTACTCGGGCGCCAGCCGGCCGAGGTCGGCCTGGACCTCGCCGGTGCGCATCAGGTGGATCCCGGTCAGCAGGACCCGGAAGGTGTACAGCACCGGCTTGAGCCGCCCGGTCTTCTCGTGAAGCCTCCACTGGCTCCGCGCGAACCCCAGGTAGTGGTGGGCATGGCGGGAGGTCACCAGCCGCGGGACG
This region includes:
- a CDS encoding DNA polymerase beta superfamily protein, whose amino-acid sequence is MELPEGMAERLAEEHPYPRAFLTVSGAHLYGFPSLDSDVDLRGVHLLPLEEIVGLETGRETVGWTWDHAGVEADVVTHDLVKFCRMLLRPNGYVLEQLVSPLVIASSPLHAELLALVPRLVTSRHAHHYLGFARSQWRLHEKTGRLKPVLYTFRVLLTGIHLMRTGEVQADLGRLAPEYGPSWIPELIEAKRAAEHGALPPGAPGGERLAAEVTALAARLEEERDRSSLPDRPAAHAALHDLVVEARLAGRTG
- a CDS encoding MarR family winged helix-turn-helix transcriptional regulator, which encodes MTDSYPRGGTGESPEPPASGGPPADLQSFAVQLRRMNAAFNRVTHDFARSQNLHQTDVLALIAILDGDEREGPLTPGRLREHLNLTSGAVTACLDRLERNGHIRRTRDGPDRRVVHLHYAPHGMAVAREFFRPLARSTDAARSRFDEDELRTIVRFLGAMNEELADLLRQER
- a CDS encoding DUF1349 domain-containing protein; translation: MEEVSWDDGGWLNPPPSLAADGGDLLVTAERGSDFWRTTAYGYDRDSGHALLFPLAAEGAVEVSFTAAFTEQFDQAGLLVRRDERTWIKAGVEFADGVHQAGAVVTLDRSDWSTGPVPDWSGRAVTIRASRSGDAVTVRGRAGDEPWRMLRVAPFPEGVPASAGLYCCAPERSGLTVRFTRLAFGPPDGSLHG